GAAGATCTTAATGAAAGTCTCAACTTGTTAATAAAGTAAAACAAATCCCTTTTTCTCTTATTCAGCTCTCAAAGTTCGATGGTAAGTACTTTGTAGAAATAATTCATGTCCCTAAATTTAAGGTCAGCTCTTTCACAAGCGTGTGGAAGAATGAAAGGATtattgaataatatatattggCGGATATAGGTTTCCTGTGTGTTGTGATATACATACAGCCAGTAAAGGACGATCTCACCTCAAAGGCAGGCAACCTCAGGTAAATTCAAATTGAATAAGATATCTGTTGATATGTAATTGTTCTGGATGTGTAcgtaaacatcattttcaatATAAACAATCCCCAGTACGGATATTCAATATTGCAAAACCAGTTTGGGTATTTTCACTCCTTTCAATTTTACATCACGGCTTTTAAGTTTGAATGTGTTACATTTAGAGATCTTTTTGTTCTAGAGGCGTTCCCGGAAGAAAACCCCGGTAGGTTAGCTGTTTATATGATTATTAAAATGTTGCTTTGAAACGCATTCATCAGTCATACAAGAGTTACATGTCAACATACTGAACGTACTGAAAGTATACTCATTAGATCTGTACTGTGACAGTTTGCAGAGATATGAAGACGTGATATTATCATATCTTTTAAACTAGTTCCTAAATGACTTTCCCAATCCTCACGCACCTCTATTTGTGTCACAAAAGGATTTGTTGTAGAAAGCATACTTCGACCCCAAGGCCCATGATACAAACATTTGCAAAGGTTTATGATGATGTACACGTATACACAGAAAGTGAGTCTGAACCTATGTGTACTATATAAATGTCTGTAATCTGTATTTGCCAGGTCTCTTCGAAGGAGATATCGAGCTGATGCCAGGAGAAATACCCTACGTAAGGAATGGtttatatctatctatctatctatctatctatctatctatctatctatctatctatctatctatctatctatctatctgtctgtctgtctgtctgtctgtctgtctgtctgtctgtctgtctgtctgtctatctatctatctatctacacaCAGAGAAGAAAACTACAAATTTAAACGTATAGTAAGTTGCACGCCAAAACATGAACTGATTTCCGATGCCATTCATTAAACTACATCGTAGTATCCatgtagatcgacgctcatgtcgttgatcactggattgcctggttcagactggATTATCTGCATTAACTTAAGTATTGTCACAATATGTCTATTTACAGGACAGGAATGCGAGAAGAGACAAAAACTACCGATGGCCAAACGGTGTCGTTCCTTTCGAAATTGACACCCATCATTTCTGTAAGTATTCTGAACAAAAATAGGCAAACACGTATGGATTTGCGTTCGACTCCATGCGCGTAAATAAATGTAGTAAATtaaaatatcaacaaatatCGAATGTGGACTGAATAAAAAAGATTCCAAAACAATTATATCCAAACAGTTTATATGTCAAGGTTTTACAATGGATGCGTTAAGGATGCTATGTATGACCTTAGCTCAACAAATTTTAATGCAACGGTCAGAAATTCATGTGGGATTTGGGGATGACAGGGTATTTATGTTCTAGTACAGTCTGTGGAGAGGACATTGTTTCGATGTAAAGGATTTGAATATGGGTCAGCCTCATAAAGTCTATCACTGAATTTATACGTTAAAGGTATCTATTCCAGCATCGTCTGAGGAGAAGACAATTCGGACTGCCATGCAGAACATCCATGAGCAGACAAAGGTCAATGGCAAAGCCTGCATCACCTTTATCCCTCGCACAAACGAGCATGCCTACATACGATACGAGGGAGGAGACGGGTAAATGGGATGTGAAGTGTCCTTATGTGCCACCTGTTTTATTGAGTTATACTGCTTGCATCATGTATCCATCATGCACATATACCAGATTCTTCAGTTATATTGGAGTGAGCTTAGATGGTATAGcggtatggtggcggtctgtaaaataatcgagtctggacaagacaatacagtgatcaacagtatgagcatcgatttatgcatttgggatacaacgacatgtgccaaccaagtcagtaagccttaACACTCGTTAGTTGCCCCTAACGTTGCCTGCATTGCCGCCTACTAGTGTAATTAAGTGACTGGGATCAAAACCCAACTGAtcacaggtcacaaatcagttaaaGTTAAACCAGGTTATTCCCGGGGGTGGGGTAGGTAGGGTGTGGGTGAGTGTGGGGTGGGGCTGGGAAGAATGGACAGAGTTAccaggacttcagtcctgctcAATGACGACGCACACGGGACACATGCAGTCTACCtttaagtgagtttgttcaaagtgGCCTCTGTTATCCTAACAGAACCAGAAACAGAGTACCTAATGGGATAGGTCATGTGACTGTTGACCTCACAGACAGCTTGGGTTGTCCGTGCTAATAATGTTGAGTATATTCATGCGAGGGCATTCCCATGCGCCATGAAGCACCTTGTaagcaaaatgtttttttttcgtgCAGATGTCATACTCCAGTAGGACGTCACAGTAGCAAGGATGTTGTGACTCTGGGCAATGGATGCTTCAGGATTGGAACCGTCATGCACGAGACTATGCACTCCTTGGGGTTCTGGCACGAGCAGAGTCGCCCCGACAGAGATAACTATGTCACCATTGAGTGGAGCAATATCAAGCAAGGTAACTGTCCTCTTGAAATTAACTATTGAAGGTGATATGGGTGTGCTGGTTCATACGAGCGCTcttttcaataacttctgagatgCTACATAATTCGAATTTTGATGTCTTATGTGGAACGTTAATTTCAGCACACACTTTTACTCCAGCTGATGACTGCAGGTTCATCCAGTAGTGAGATAGACGCCAGTATTGTGTCACAATATAAAACGTCGTTTAGCAAAATACTGTGCTTCATGAGATACAGTGTTCATACTGTGGGTAAGGTACGACATTTGGAAGACTTTTTGGGCTCAGTCTGACGTGTTACCGGAGTAGTTTTACGAACACTTAATGATATATCGTTTGATATTCGTAAGATCGTGAAAATAGTGAAATATGTAATATCTTTTAAATTTAGATTactttaaatgttgttttttggttgacatatatcatcggttcccagttgcgcagatcgatactcacgctgttgatcactggattgtctgatccagacatgattatttccTGCCGCTGccttatagttggaatattgctgagtgcggcgtgaaactgaactcactaacGTAACGAGTGCCAAGAATATCTTTCTCATTTGAACATTCCACATCGATTTTGAATAATGTCTATTAATTCAGGCCATGAACACAACTTTGACCGACGTAGCTCTGCTGAAGCTGACACCTTTGGTATTCCATATGAATACGAGTCTGTGATGCATTACAACGCCTACAGCTTCGCCATAGACCGCACCAAGCCCACGATcattgtgaaaaagagaggggtGGTCATTGGACAGAGGACACATCTCAGCCCAGGGGACATCAAGGAAATACAGATTTACTATGGGTGCACAGCTAACACAGGGTCACACACCTCTCAAACCTCTCAATCCTCTCACTCGTGTAAGCGTGCTGTCTGTAAACATAAATGTCTTGAGATCATTTACTGTAGTAACGTATCAACGTAATTGGCAACCTATAAAGGAATTCGACAATACGTATTATCAGCCATTTAATCAGACGATCCCCTTATTGTGCCGACTGTTCTGGTCAGCAAGGATTGTGCAACGGCTGGAATATTTTACTGAACAatcgaacttgatataggaaaACGTAATCTTACTTTCAATATTCATTTAGAAAAATTGAAACTGTGGACATTCGAACAAACAATGAGCGTCTCTTGACTTGCAGCCGGGGAAACATGTTCCTTCCAAACTGACATGTGCAAATGGCAAAATAGTGAAGGTAACCTCGACTGGGTTCGAGCCCGAGGTAGTACTCCGACCTCCCATACTGGACCATCTACTGACAACTCCGGATCATCAAGCGGTGAGTAATGGGTTCGGCAAAAGCGTGTCATTAGCGAACTCTCTGAActctttaaacatatttctttcgTTGTGTTAGGAATTATGATTAcctgtttttaaatgaaatgaaatttaagATTTCTTTCTTCAGGAGGGAAGGCAACTAGTTCAGAAACTGTTCGCTTTTGTCGAGTTTTAAATATGATTATGGCTAGGTTAGTTGATAAACAATaattcattatttcttttatcagacatgtattgccatgtcaatGCACATAGTTATGAGGTCATGCATCCTGCATCCTGCATCCTGCATCCTGCATCCTGCATCCTATTACCTTTCAGGATACTATGCCTACCTCGAGGCATCCAACCATGAAAACCGGAAGGGTGTCCTTTTGTCCGAGTCTTTCGTCGCAGGCCACTACTGCCTGAGTGTTTACTATAGCATGTATGGACACGATGAAGGAACGCTGAAATTGGGATTGGAAACAGGTGGCAGCAATCCAACCTTGCACACTGTATCTGGTGATCAGGGACATGGGTGGCACCACTACCTCACTAACCTCGATGTGAAAACAGggagtttcaaggtcagttGACAACTGAACCATGTACGTCCCACACAAGTTGTGGCAATAATCTTATACAAATAAGACTGACGTACAGTCACTGTGCTAAATCATtgtggtttggaaatacgtcTGGAGTCAAGAACACAGAATGTGTTTGTGACTGTGCCATGTTGGACAGGATACGGTCACTGGAGTCTTGGTATCACTACTTGTGGAAAGTGATTCATAAACGCATGCTCAGGCCATAGTCGGAATCTTACAGTCCTGGAACTTCTCGCAGAAATGTTTCAATATGAAAGATGtctttgttgttttcttgtcaACCTTTATAAGACTGAGTCTTTTAGTTGTGAATAGTCACCACACTTGGCTATTAACAGTTCGTTCTATTGTTTTGAGCGTAGCACTaaatatacatgttatatatAGGTCAGGATAGAGGGCGACGTTGGTAGCGGGCATACAAGTGACATTGCCATCGATGATCTGACGGTCCACAAGGGCGACTGTTCTTCCCTTGTTTGAGGAGGCAGCTAGCTGACAATATTTTTGCTGCTTCGCTAAAAGCCAATAAACGTCTTTTATACGTTTctcactgtttttttttcatgaaaacatatattcagTTTAAAGAAATAATCTTAGCAACCTGCGCTTGTCGTAAATGGGATCTAGTGGGACtagtgggatcgggtggccaggcatGCTGATCGGGTTGGTCGAtgctaatgatgttgatcactgggttgctTGATCTATATCGTCGACACATAACTGGAGCATTGTTGAGTGcgatgttaaacaaacaaacaaacaaacaaacaaacaaatgatacaaGGAGGAGGAGACTCATGCGACCACAGTACACCCTACGGCTTAAAGAAGCACTCTCTGAGTGATGACCCTGGACGTGTGACGTTGCCACTCTGACTTATGCTATTAGCTGACCAAGTAAAGTCAACCAATCCAGTTGGCAAATGCAAAAAAGGGGAAGGGATCCAGGGTAAAGTCTTTGGAATGCGAGACAAAATACAGGGTGCTACAAGGTTTACTGATGAACGTCAGCAGCATGATGCTAATACGTGATATATAAAACAGATTGTAGTTCATTTAACCACTGATATGACCACCCCTACTGTTTCTTAAATTTGACAAATAATGAACATAATTTAACGATGGCGATGCTGACGACAGCAACTtgtgcattgataaatgaaGAATGCAGTATTCATCCATCTGTTCATACAATAATCTGAAAAACATCAATTTTTAGGTTTTTAATAGTGTAAATACGGTATGTTTCAATGTttcaattacaatataaaacgGTGACTGTTCAACCAGTACCGGAGAGGAAGGCGTGGAGTCAATAAACAATATAGAAATTCATCTATAGATTTGATGTTTGTTAAGTTGAGTCATTTAGTACATGTAAATTAGAACCATGGCATATATTAAATTATGTAAATTAGCCATTGGTTTAAAAGAGAAATGACACAGTGACCCTTCCGTTATGCCGCAGTTCCGTGTGCAGTATTGCCGTATCAATCCAAGCATCACTCACAAACCTCTGCCAATACTTGACCATCATTTGATTCAAGACTGATGCATTCTCAAGTCCAAACACCACTCACAAACCTCTGCCCATGCTTGACCATCATTTGATTACAAACTGTTGTGTTCTCATGACCAAACATCACTCAAAAACCTCTGCCCATACTTCACCATCATTTGATTCCAAACTGTTGTGTTCTCATGACCGAAGATCAATCACAACCCCCTCCCATGCCTGACCATGTGGTAGTCATCTCCAAGGCTGTCTGTAGCACTAAGGCCGACTGGGATGAAAGATTCAGTCTGATGTACTTTGGTAGAACAACTTGCCCTATATTTCAATTGTTTTTCGGTCACTCGTGTGTAAATCGTCATTGCAAACTTCGGAAACAAACACGTTTTTTTTGATAATGGCCAAATGTCCATCTCCACGGTTCTTATCAAGATAAAAAGACAATATAACTGTACTTCTTTACTAAGTAATTATATAGAACGGTTCATGTGGACAACATGGTAGGGATAATCCTTATCCTGTTAGTTGGGCATGCTCTTGCTGTGCCAATAGATCAGGTCAGTACACATTGGTTACTTCATAGACGATCTCTTAAAGTCATTACTGATTCCATTTTACTACAATTTTAAATGTTAATAAACGTTTAAAACAAAGCTTGTTctttaagaaatacaattttctCTTATTCAGTTATCAGAGTTCGATGGTAAGTACGctgaagaaatatttcatgtatattatAATAAGGGGACTTCACAATCGCGTGTCAATGAAGGAATTAAAACATACTTTTCCAAGAGCTTTTTTATTACTGTGGGATTACATACATCATCATTGGATGCAAGGTGTGGCATACACTACGTACCTAACCTTTATGACAGACAATCACTGGTAAATGTATGACAGAAAGCTGTGTTTAATATGTATACGTATTATCCCAATGATAGGATGCATAAATTGGTAaaaataatatgtatatttaaaaacaattatatggatgaaatataaaacatacacgaaaaaaaaaacgaaaaaaaacacaagaacAACGTTTTTCGCTCTTTTCAATATCAGTATTGCACAGCCATTGTTGTGGTTTAGATATTTGGACATTTTCTTACAATAttacatttttttatgtttaaacctgtaaaaatatgatatatatatatatatatatatgtatgtatgtatgtatgtatgtatgtatgtatgtatgtatgtatgtatgtatgtatgtatgtatgtatgtatgcatgcatgcatgtatgcatgcatgtatgtatatatgtatgtatgtatacattcgTATATTTTCCAGCGGCGTACCCGGAAGAAAACCCTGGTAAGTTAGCTACTTACATGATTGTCACAATTTGTCTTTGAAACGTATTCATTCAGCTTCgtaaacattaaaacatttaccGATTCGTTAGCGTATCTAACAAGAATGAACAGTATGAATAAAGAAAGTGTTCCAAATGTTGGCTTTGGCCATGGAATCTTGTTTGGAGGTAAATGTCTCTTGGGCTTGATGTCACCAACATTGGCAATGTTTACTTGGAATCAGTATAGTAGAGATGACAGTTTGCAGATATTGAAGACGTGATATTATCATACCCTTTAAAATGGTTTTCAGATGACTCTCACATTCCACTCGCGTTTCGTTTTTATTAGTATTTACTTGCAAAACTATATGGATTTCTGTATTTCCCCAGGTCTCTTCGAGGGAGATATCGAGCTGCTGCCAGGGGAAAAACCCTACGTAAGTAATGATTTATATATCAAtaattactgagtgagtgagtttagttttactccacaatattcagcaatataagtactcgagtctggatcagacaatccagtgatcaacagcatgagcacggatctacacaactgagatacgataacatctgtcaaccaagtcagcgaatggTGACGATCAATTCTTACCCAAATCTTCCCGGGTTGACATATAAATAAAGAGAAAAAGATAAGAAAACTGCTAACCTATTCAAATTCGCATTTGACAGTATGAACAGTATGAAACTTTCTCTATTGGCTATGTCTGCTTACAGGACAGGAACGCGAGAAGAGACAAAAACTACCGATGGCCAAACGGTGTTGTCCCTTTCGAAATTGACACCCATCATTTCTGTAAGTAGTCCTTCTTATTCTGAACATTATTGACAAATACGTGAAAAACCGTAAGTCATAAATATCAAATGCATAGGTTGAAATAATTCCACAATAGTCATATCCATGCAGTTAGAACATTGTTTCAATGTCAAGGATTTGAAATGTGACAGCCACATAATATCTAATAATAACAGTAGTCCATTTATCGTGGTCATTActccatgcacaatgcatgctcCAATTGCCCAAACAATCTGATTATATTACCCCgattaacccaagctgcctgtaaGGTGCTAGAACGTTAGTGgttacatgacttattccatcgggcacccattttctgctgggtgaacagaggcaattttgaacaaactcactgaGCTAAAGTGAGACCACTTGTGttatgtgcttcgttgtgggtcacggctgaagtcctagaaactcttaGGAGTCAGACCATAGATCACTGAATATTGACGTTAACGGTGAAGACTTCACACTGTTTGTAAATGACAGGGTATGTATTCCAGCATCGTCTGAGGAGAAAACAATTCATGAAGCCATGCAGACCATTCAGGAGAAGACAAAGGTCAATGGTAAACCCTGCATCACCTTCATCCCTCGCACAAACGAGCATGCCTACATACGATACGAGGGAGGAGATGGGTAAGCAGATtctgagttgagtgagtgagtatattacGCCGTTTCttgcaatattcccgcaacaAAACACCAGGTACAAGCAATGAACCTCACACGTTTTATCTATGTGTATAATCAAGACCGGACGCTTTCATCACTAGACTACCCTATCACTCTAAGTAGAATGCGGACTACAACGTCCAAATATAGAAAATATTCTGCCAGTCCGGAGTTTTAGACCACAAAAATAATATTCACTTACATTGATTAAATATTTTCCACATCTACACCTTAAACTACGAcctctgaagatccgggttcgaattggtcttcaacaatccattcttgatgtaagaggcgactaacgggatcgggtggtcaggctcgctgacttggttgacatatgtcctCGCATTCAGTTGCCtatatcgatgcttatgctgtttatAATTGGATAGTATGGtcacgaatatttacagacagccaccatgtagcttgaatattgctgagggcggcgttaaacatcaaaccaGACATCGTAAAGAGCTGTACCGATGATGCACTCATGCTGCACCATTCTTTTATGTTTCGTGCAGATGTCATACTCCAGTAGGACGTCACAGTAGCAAGGATGTTGTGACTCTGGGCAGCGGATGCTTTAGGATTGGAACCGTCATGCACGAGACTATGCACTCCTTGGGATTCTGGCACGAGCAGAGCCGCCCCGACAGAGATAACTACATCACCGTTGTGTGGAGCAATATCAAGCAAGGTAACTGTCTTCTTGAAATGAACTAGTCAAGGTGATATGGATGTTGCTCCGCTAACCAAATCTCTGCGTTTCTCCATATATACGATTTTGATTGTGAACTCTGAGACACAATTTAATtttagtttaaatttacttaggATATACGGTTACCACAGCTAATATTGGTTGGTTCATCCTGTATAGAAGTTGGTCTGTTTATTATTTAACGCCGTATTCAGTAATACTTCAGCTATATTTCGGCGGattgtaagtaatcgagtctcgactagacaacccagtgatcaacagcatgagcatcgatcttcacaaCTGAAATACTATGACATGTAGGTCAACCACGTTTACGAGCCTGGCGATCCGAccatgttagtcgcctcttttatCAAGTATGGGTAGcttaagatcagttctaacccagatcttcacggttaTGGTGTAGGCAAAGGGTAGGGTTTGCATCATGTTTTGAAAGGTCGTTTTGTAACTTTCATGACATGCAATCTACATGACGTAATGTGTTTTTTACTTCAACGTTTTCTGGGCGTCCATCTTTCAGCCATAAAACGTTATTTCACGTAACATAATGGTGTATTtcagtgaaaatttattttctttcttttaagAAACTGCCACAGGTTAATTTGTTATGATCTATTCTTTATTATAGACTCTGACATTTTTGATGTTCTTAACATAACGTAACAAGAAATGCTCAATACCTCTCTCTCATTTCAACACTCCATATCAATTTGGAATAATGTTTATTAATCCAGGCCATGAACACAACTTTGACCGACGCAGCGAAGCCGAAGCTGACACCTTTGGGTTGCCCTATGACTACGAGTCTGTGATGCATTACAGCAACCATGGCTTCGCTATTGACCGCTCCAAGCCCACGATCATCGTTAAAAAGACGGGAGTGACTATTGGACAGAGGACCCATCTCAGCCCTGGGGACATCAAGGAAATGCAGATTTACTATGGGTGCACAGCTAACACAGGGTCACACACCTCACAGACCTCTCAATCGTGTAAGTGCGGTATCCATTACCATAGTAGTCTTCCTGCAGAAACGCTCTAACGTAACTGGGATGCGATAATTCACGATATCAGTCATTTTAACTACTCGATCCCCTTATTCTGACAGCATTTGTGGTAAGCAAGGATTTATACAACAGCAGAAACCTTTTAATATCGTGAACATTTATTCACTCAAATGGAAACTGTAAACGTTTGGATGTTAAAGGAGCGTCTCGTGATATTTTCATGCAGCCGGGGAAACATGTTCCTTCCAAACTGACTTGTGCAAATGGCAAAATAGTGAAGGTAACCTCAACTGGGTTCGAGCCCGAGGTAGTACTCCGACCTCCCATACTGGACCATCTATTGACCACTCCGGATCATCAAGCGGTGAGTGTAGAGCGTGGCGCAAGCAAGAGTGTTCTATTTCTTACTTTCATCTGACAAGTAATACCTAAAGTTATGAGTACACACATAATTCTACACTGTATTACATTTCAGGATACTATGCCTACCTCGAGGCGTCCAACCATGAAAACCGGAAGGGTGT
The nucleotide sequence above comes from Haliotis asinina isolate JCU_RB_2024 chromosome 5, JCU_Hal_asi_v2, whole genome shotgun sequence. Encoded proteins:
- the LOC137283723 gene encoding hatching enzyme 1.2-like — protein: MVGIILILFVGHALAVPIDQLSKFDEAFPEENPGLFEGDIELMPGEIPYDRNARRDKNYRWPNGVVPFEIDTHHFSSSEEKTIRTAMQNIHEQTKVNGKACITFIPRTNEHAYIRYEGGDGCHTPVGRHSSKDVVTLGNGCFRIGTVMHETMHSLGFWHEQSRPDRDNYVTIEWSNIKQGHEHNFDRRSSAEADTFGIPYEYESVMHYNAYSFAIDRTKPTIIVKKRGVVIGQRTHLSPGDIKEIQIYYGCTANTGSHTSQTSQSSHSSGETCSFQTDMCKWQNSEGNLDWVRARGSTPTSHTGPSTDNSGSSSGYYAYLEASNHENRKGVLLSESFVAGHYCLSVYYSMYGHDEGTLKLGLETGGSNPTLHTVSGDQGHGWHHYLTNLDVKTGSFKVRIEGDVGSGHTSDIAIDDLTVHKGDCSSLV
- the LOC137283879 gene encoding hatching enzyme 1.2-like, whose translation is MVGIILILLVGHALAVPIDQLSEFDAAYPEENPGLFEGDIELLPGEKPYDRNARRDKNYRWPNGVVPFEIDTHHFSSSEEKTIHEAMQTIQEKTKVNGKPCITFIPRTNEHAYIRYEGGDGCHTPVGRHSSKDVVTLGSGCFRIGTVMHETMHSLGFWHEQSRPDRDNYITVVWSNIKQGHEHNFDRRSEAEADTFGLPYDYESVMHYSNHGFAIDRSKPTIIVKKTGVTIGQRTHLSPGDIKEMQIYYGCTANTGSHTSQTSQSSGETCSFQTDLCKWQNSEGNLNWVRARGSTPTSHTGPSIDHSGSSSGYYAYLEASNHENRKGVLLSESFAAGHYCLSVYYSMYGHEEGTLKVGLETGGSNPTLHTVSGDQGQGWHHYLTNLDVKTGSFKVRIEGDVGSGHRSDIAIDDLTVHKGDCSSLS